Within the Syntrophales bacterium genome, the region TTCCGAGGCGATCCACTCGGGCGTGGACTGGCTGGCTGCCGTGATCGCCCTGTTCTCCGTGAAGACCTCCAGCCTGCCGGCGGATGCAAGGCATCCCTTCGGCCACGGCAAGATCGAAAACATCTCGGGCACCATCGAGGCGCTTCTGATCTTTGTCGCCGCCGGCTGGATCATCTTCGAGGCGGTCAAGAAGATCCTGAACCCGGAGCCCATCGAGGCCATCGGCTGGGGTGTGGGCGTCATGTTCGTGTCCGCCGCGGCCAACCTCGTCGTCTCGGAAAGGCTGTTCAAGGTGGGACGGAAGACCGATTCCGTGGCGCTCCAGGCCGATGCCTGGCACCTCCGGACGGATGTCTACACCTCGGCGGGGGTCATGTCCAGCCTGGCCCTGATCTGGGTCGGCTCCCGCGTTTTCCCCGGTCTGGACCTGCACTGGCTGGACCCGGCGGCGGCCATCGGCGTGGCCCTCCTGATCATCAAGGCCGCCTACGACCTGACCATCCAGTCGGCGCGGGACCTCCTGGACGTCAACCTGCCCAAGGACGAAATGGAATGGATCCGTGGCCGGATCCTGGAGCGGAAGCCCCTCATCCACGGCTTTCACCGGCTCCGGACCCGCAAGTCCGGACACTTCCGCTTTGTCGAGTTTCACCTCCAGGTGGACCCTCAGATGTCCGTGTTGAACTCCCACAACATTACGGAAGAGCTGTCCGGCCTCATCGAAAGGCAGTACCCCGATACAAGCGTCACGATCCACGTGGAGCCCTGCGAGGGGAACTGCATCGACCACTGCCTGGAAGGTTGCCTCCTGTCTCCTGAAAAGCGACGGGAGGTTCAACTCAAGAACAGGGCGGCAGGCCGCTGACTCCGCGGCGTGCGGGGGCGACTGCGGGTCGAACCGCTTCCGTCCTGCGACAGGCAAGGCAGACGTTCTTCCATCCAGGCGGATCATCCCGATTCGGCCTGTTCTCCCCACCACCTTCCCATGGCAAGCATGCTTCCGGCTGTGGTAATGTTCCCGAAACGAAACCGGGAGGGCGCCATGGGAGGGGGAGGATACGGACCGATGTACGGAGGCTGGTGGATCATGCCGCTTTTCTGGATTGTCATCCTGGTCATCCTGTTCTTCATCCTCCGTCGCTTCATCACCCAATCCTGCAGCCGGCCGGGACCGGCAATCGATCTCGGGGCCGAGACCCTGCGGCAGATCCGGGAAGAACTTCGCACACTACGGAAAGAGGTCGAGGAGTTGAAGAAGCGCCTGCCGCCGGCCGACTGAAGCCTCATCCGAACCGGGAGGGCAACATGGAAGCGTCCTGGCTGGATCTTCACCGGCGGGGCGAATTGAAGCGGCGCATGGAGAGGGCCGTCCTGGCGCTCACGGAATGCCGCCTGTGCCCGCGGTCCTGCGGCAGGAACCGGCTGGCCGACGAGCGGGGCTGGTGCCGGACCGGCCGGAAGGCCCGGGTCGCCAGCTTCCATGCTCACTTCGGGGAGGAGTCGCCGCTGGTGGGAACCGGGGGGTCCGGGACGATCTTCATCAGCTCCTGCAATCTCCTGTGCACGTTCTGCCAGAACGACGACATCAGTCACGGCCGGGAGGGAGACGACGTGGAGCCGGTCCACCTGGCGGCGATGATGCTGAGCCTCCAGGAACGGGGCTGTCCCAACATCAACTTCGTGACCCCCTCCCACGTGGTTCCCCAGATCCTGGAGGGTCTCCTGATCGCCGCGGACAACGGCCTCCGTGTACCCCTCGTCTACAACACCGGCGGTTACGACGCCATGGACACCCTCCGCCTCCTGGACGGCATCGTGGACATCTACATGCCCGATTTCAAGTTCTGGGACAATGAATGGGGGGAGCGGTTCTGCGGGGTCCGGGACTATCGGGAGCGGGCCTGCGAGGCAATCCGGGAGATGCACCGGCAGGTGGGGGATCTTTCTCTGGACGACGAAGGCGTGGCCGTCCGGGGCCTCCTGGTGCGCCACCTGGTGATGCCCGGGGGGGCCGCCGGCACGCCGGACGTCATGGCCTTCCTGGCCGGGCTCTCCCCTTACACCTATGTGAACGTGATGGACCAGTACCACCCCTGCGGGCGGGGGGCGGCGGATCCCCTGATCAATCGCCGCATCACCGCACAGGAATACGCCGCCGCCGTCCGCGCGGCCCTGGATTCAGGCCTTCACCGCCTCGATGACAGGGAGCGTAGGCGGCGTCGGCTTTGATGCCTCGCCCCGGATGGATCCGTCCGTCCCGATCACGACTTTCTTCAGCGGCACGTCCTTCCCCGCCATCTCCATGCCCTTCCGGACCATCATGGGCAGCCCCTGGCAGCATGGAACCTCCA harbors:
- a CDS encoding cation diffusion facilitator family transporter gives rise to the protein MNPQRQKERVALLSVTSNSILVVMKLVIGLMIGSVSIISEAIHSGVDWLAAVIALFSVKTSSLPADARHPFGHGKIENISGTIEALLIFVAAGWIIFEAVKKILNPEPIEAIGWGVGVMFVSAAANLVVSERLFKVGRKTDSVALQADAWHLRTDVYTSAGVMSSLALIWVGSRVFPGLDLHWLDPAAAIGVALLIIKAAYDLTIQSARDLLDVNLPKDEMEWIRGRILERKPLIHGFHRLRTRKSGHFRFVEFHLQVDPQMSVLNSHNITEELSGLIERQYPDTSVTIHVEPCEGNCIDHCLEGCLLSPEKRREVQLKNRAAGR